TGTCATCAGATGTGTTTTCCCCGTCCCCGGATTACCGATCATCACCAGGTTCTCATGCCTCTTTATGAAATCGCAGCTTGCCAGCTGCTTCACATATTCAGGCCGAACATGTTCCAGCCTTGTGAGATCAAACTCTTCCAGGGTCTTGAGCATGGGAAAGTGCGCTCTCTTCAGCCTGCGTTGCTGCTGTTTTTCCTGACGGGATGCATATTCCCGCTTCATCAACCCGAGCACGAATTCTTCCAGGCTTTGTCCGGGGCGGAATTTTTCCGCTGGTTCACCGACGTCTTTGAAAGTGGGAAGTTTAAGCTGTTTCGCATAGAAACGGAGTGCTTCCTTTACACCTGCGTCCTGCACATAGTGCCTCCTTCCTGTAAAAGCTGGTCATACATTGAAAGATCTGTCTGCTGCACTTTTACCGGGTCGGTAAGGATATGCGCTTTCCTGTCGGAAACCATAAATTGCTCTTTGTGCTCCCAAAAAGCGTTCTCTCCGTCGGCAGCACATAGCCGCAGAATCTCAACCAGCTGTTCGCTGCTGAATGCATTGGTCTCCAGGAACTGTAGCAGGGCAGCACTGAGGTTCTGCCGTACCGGTTTTGCTTCCAGGATGCTGCGCGGCTTGTATTCCAGCAACGGCAGATAATGCGCAAGTTTCAGAATCTGCTGGTTTTGCCCATAGTTTCTGGCGTGTTCAGCAATCAGTTCCCCCTTGGCAAAGATCCGAATCTGTTCAGCATAGGCTCGCACCGTGACCTCCTGTCCCACATATTTCACGGGCACAGAATAATCGTTAGCGACGAATCGGACAACAGAAAAGGGTGTTACTCGGCAGACTGCTGCTCTGCTTGCATCAAAAGGGCTGCCCGGCAGTGGGCAGAGACGTTTCTGGTCTTCCAGGAGCAGATCCTTTACAGGGTTCTCCCGTCCAGGGATTTTATGCGTATTCGCATACACCTTGCATTTATCCAGCAGGAGTCTGTTCAATTCGTCCAGCGCATCTACTCTGGGTACAGGGACAAAGACATTCCGGCGGACCCAGCCTACGAGATTCTCCACCAGTCCTTTTTCATTTCCACTCCGGACATTGCAGAAAACGGTATGGAAGCAATAATGGGCTGCAAATGCTTCATACTTTTCCTGGGCAATGGCTTCTTTGCCACCTTTTTCCTTAACGGCTACCCGGTCATTGTCAAAAATGACCTTAGCAGGGACGCCCCCAAAGAATTCCAGAGCTTTTCTCAATGCTTCAAGTAAAGCTTCCGTATTCTTCCTGCGGAAACAGACCACGAAAGGAGCACAGCTGTAGCAAAGGCGGGCACAAAAGAAATTGACTTTAGTACGCACTCCTTTGAGGTAAACCACAGCTTCACCCCAATCAATCTGCATCGCATCACCTGGAAGGTGAGCCAAAGGGACGAAGGCTTCCTGAAGATTGCCACGTAACAGATGAACGCAGCGCCGGACTGTGCTTGCACCTCCTGTAAATCCAGTTTCTTCTACCAGGCGGTCATAAATCCGCTTGGCTGTGTGGTGCTGCTTCTTATTGGGTTCTTTCGCATCTTCATCCAGACAGCTCTGGATGAATCGAGTCACCTCCTCTGTAATCACTGCAGATGTCCGATGATATTCGCAGCGGATGCCCGGGAGTGCATTTCCTTTGCAATACTTGGCCACAGTATTACGGGAGATATGCATTTCTCTGGCAATCTGGCGGATAGATTTTCCATCGCGAATGTACATCTGGCGAATTTGACCATAATCTTTCATAGTGATGACCATCCTAACATCAATCCCCTTAGAATCAAATTACTGACTCTAGTATAGGGGAACTTGTTTCAGAGTGGCTCACTTTTTCATGAGCATTTAGATCTTAAATGGCTCACTTTTATATTAGCATTCACAGCTTGACTCAATCCTTCCAAAATCTCTGTCTTCCAATCAGTGAACGTCTTTATAACACTCTTGAATTCTTCAACCCCACTTTCTTCGACTAATGATAACCAACGAGATAAGAATGAAGCAACAGCAGACCGTTCTTTCATAGAAAACACCTTAAAGAATGCCTCTTTTAAGGCATAGGCTCTCTGTAATTCTGAAGACTGCTTCAAGATTTCCCGAAGGCTGGCCAGTTCTTCTTCTGTCAGACGATCACCCCTCTTGTTCAAGATATGTTTGTTTCTCTTGAAATAAATTCTTTTTTCGTCGAATAACTTTTGTACATTTTTCCTAACCCGTTCAAGCGCCCAAATGACCAGTCTCTGTATGTGGAATCGGTCACCAATAATTGTTGCACCAGGAAACATCGCTCTGATGACCTTGCGGAAAAGTGACGAAAGGTCCATTACGACAAATTTTACTTTCAATCGCTCTGCTCTTGAAAATTGGCTAAAATAACGAATCAATTCCAGCGCTGTCCTCTTTGGCAAAATATCGAGAGTTTCATGACGCTGAGGGTCATTCACAGCGACCTGGTATCTTTGCCCATGAGCGTTCCCACGAAATTCGTCTAAAGAAAGAACTTCAGGCAGATGGAGAGGCCTTTTAAAAGTAAGTCCATCAAAATACCGGATTACGGTGGAAACAGAGACACCATGGCTTCTGGCAATAGCTTTAAAGCTCGCCAGTTCAGAACAGGCTTGGATGATGCTGTTCTTTACATCGTTAGAACGCCGCTGGTAATGCTCGACGCCAGGAATTTTTTCATAAAATGTCTTATGGCAGCAAGGGCAAAAAAATCTTCTTTTATGAACAATAGCAGAAACAGGATGGGTGTTCCAGTGCCCTAAGAGGACTTTTTGGTCCCGATAGTCCTTAATATGAAGAATTTTATGATGACAGTAGGGGCAACGAGAAGCTGTAGAAGTGAATTCCACGTAAAGGAGGAGGCTGGATCCCAATTTTTCAAATTCTTTTATGGAACCCTCTTCCCAATGGAAGCTTTTTTCGATAAAATGAAAGAAAGACATATCTATTCTCCTTTCAGTTCTTCGTGGTGGTTGAGGTGAAATGTAGCTTAGATATGTCTTTATTTTATCGTAAGACAAGGGGTCTTGTGAACAGGAGTGTCCACAAGACCCCAACATTTATTATAGAACCTTTATTTCGCTAGCGTCAGCTGGCTTCCATCGGCTAGTGACTAGTGACTAGTGACTGGTGACGGGGTGTGAAAAAGCATTTTTTCACACCCCCTTGTCTCTTTTTACTCACCCAGTTTCAAACTGGGATCTGCATTCAAATCCAGACTGGCAAAATCATGATTCAAATATTGGTAATATCCCCGCACCCCGATCATCACGGCGTTATCCGTGCACAAAATGGGCGTGGGATGGACCAGTTCCGCTCCTACAGCCTTCGCACCTCTGGCCAGGGCTTCCTGCAGGTGTTTATTGGCAGAAACCCCGCCGGCCAGCACGATTTTCTTCAGGCCCGTAGCCTTCAGGGCCTCCTGGGCTTTCTTCACCAGCACATCCACAATGGCCTGCTGGAAAGACGCCGCCACGTCTTCCCGGCGGAAATCGCTTTTGCGCATCTCCTCCGTATGCACATAGTTGATCACGGCGCTCTTCAGCCCGCTGAAACTGAAATCGTAGCAGCCGGGCAATAGAGGCCGGGGAAAATCGATGGCACCGGCATCTCCATTTTTGGCCAGCCGTTCGATTTCAGGGCCCCCAGGGTACGGCAGCCCCATGAACCGGGCAATCTTGTCAAAGGCTTCCCCGGCTGCATCATCCCGGGTCTGCCCCAGCAGCCGGAAGGTATTGTAATCTTCCACCACCAGGAGGGAGGTATGTCCTCCACTGACCACCAGGGCCAGAAACGGCGGTTTCAGGTCCGGATCCGCCAGGAAATTGGCAAATACATGGCCTTCCAGGTGATTCACCCCAATCAGGGGCTTCCCGCTGCCCAGAGCCAGTCCTTTGGCCGCACTGAGGCCCACCAGCAGTGCCCCCACCAGACCCGGTCCATAGGTTACGGCAATGGCGTCCACGTCCTGTAAGGTCATTTTCGCATCTGTCAGGGCCTTATGGATCACCGGCATCACATGTTCGATATGTTTCCGGGAAGCGATTTCCGGTACCACCCCGCCGAATTTCCGGTGGACCAGGATCTGGGTGGATACCACATTGGACAGGACCTCCCTGCCATTGCGTACCACCGAAGCTGCCGTCTCATCACAGCTACTTTCGATTCCCAGGATGTTGATAGTCTTGTTTTCCATGTTCTCCTCTGTCTCAAAGGTCGCAGCGCATCAAAATGGCTGCTTCCCCGTTGTCTCCGTAATAGCCTTCCCGCCGGCCGCATTCCGCAAATCCCACATGGTCGTAGGTGCGCCGGGCAGGGATGTTGCTCTCCCGCACTTCCAGGGTCATCTCAAAGGCGTCCAGGCGCCGGGCTTCCTCCTGCATGGCTTCCAGAAGGCGCAGCCCAAGCTTCTCTCCCCGCCGCCCGGGATCCACGGCCAGCCGCATGACCTGGGCTTCTCCGGCAACCAGCCAAAATCCGCCAAAGGCCACCGGCACTCCGTCCTGCTCCAGGGCGATGTAATGGCCCAGCCGGCTTCCCAGTTCATTGCGCCAGGCAGCTTCCTCCCAGGCTTCTGCAAAGGAACCGGCATCCATGGGCATCAGCCAGTCCAGATCGCCTTCCACCAGGGCTCTCACCGTCCCTGGGGATGTCTCTTTTCCCATAATTCCTCCGCTTCTGACCGCTGGATATAGAAGGGATCCATGCCGAAATAGGCATGTCTGTCCGCTTCCGGATCGAACTGTCCGGCTCCCAGGATGGCCACGGAAGACCCCCGGGGCAGCCGAGCGCTTTCCGGCGCCGCGAATACCTTCGTTTCAGTCCCGGCCAGAGGCACCCGATGGCATTCCCCCATAAGGATGGCCGGAACATCCCCTGCTTCCAGTCTGGCAGCCAGTTCCTTGCCTGCCAAGATCTCCACAGGCGCCAGTTCCACCAGTTCTCCATGCTTCCAGGCATAGCTGCCCACATACAGGTTACCCTTCTGGGCGTCCAGAACAGGTGTCAGGCGCACCCCGGACACCGGCAGGTTATAGGCGATGGCCTTCAGGGTATCCACTGCCACCAGGGGTTTATCCAGTGCATAGGCCATGGCTTCCGCAGTGGCCATGCCAATGCGCAGACCGGTGAAAGAACCGGGCCCCCGGCTCACGGCAATCAGATCCAGTTCCTCTTTCGTCACCCGGGCCAGCTTCAGCAGGGTCTCCAGCTGGGGAACCAGTCCCTCGGAGTGGGTCAGCCCCACATTGATATCCAGGCTGCCCAGGATTTTTTCATCCTTGCAGACGGCCACCGAGCACACCCGGGTTGCCGTATCCATTCCTAATGTCAGCACGTTTTATCCTTCCTGGCCGGACTCCTTCAGGAGAGCCGCAGCCAACGCTTCATAGCGTTTTCCGTGGGGCAGGAATTCCACTTCCCGTCCCTCCCCCTTGCGGGAGAATTTCAGTTCCAGATTCTCTTCCGGCATGGTATCGGGAAAGAGCTCCGCCCATTCGATGAATGTGACTCCCTCCCCGCCGGCATATTCAGAAAAACCGATGTCTTCCAGTTCTTCCGGCCAGTTGATCCGATACAGATCAAAATGTTTGATGTTCAGCTCTTTCCCGTGATATACATTCATCAGGGAAAACGTCGGCGAAGTGACCTCTTTGGGATCCACGCCCATGGCCGTAGCGGCCGCCGTCACCAGGCAGGTCTTTCCGGTACCCAGGTCCCCGTTCAGAAGGAATACATCCCCATCCCGGCAAAGCCGGCCCAGACGCCGTCCCAGCGCCTCAGTGGCCGCTTCATCCGGACAATATACAACTGCCATTGTTACACCCCTCTCGCTCATCATTCGCAATATCTTATTATAGCATAAAAACGGGACTGCCGCACCGGACAGTCCCGTTTCGTTTCTGATTCTGTTAGTCCACAACCGGGCCGGCGGAAGCGATGTCTTCCGTGACCTTCCCCTGGAATTTCTTGAAGTTTTCCTGGAACAGCCGGGCCAGTTTGCGAGCCGTTTCATCATAGGCTGCCTTGTCTTCCCAGGTGCTTCTGGGATTCAGCACATTGCTGGGGACATTGGGGCAGGATTTGGGGATGGAAACCCCGAACAGAGGCATGGTGGTCCACCCTTCCTTGCCCAGTTCTCCGTCCAGTGCCGCATGGATCATGGCACGGGTATAAGCCAGTTTCATCCGGCTGCCCACACCGTAGGGGCCGCCGCTCCACCCGGTGTTCACCAGGTATACATTGGTCTCATGCTTGGCAATCCGTTCGCCCAGCAGCTTGGCATAGGTCAGGGGCTGCAGGGGCAGGAACGGTGCCCCGAAAGCCGTGGAGAACGTGGCCTGGGGTTCCGTAATGCCCCGTTCCGTACCGGCCACCTTGCTGGTATACCCGGTCAGGTAATGGTACATGGCCTGTTCCTTGGTCAGTTTGGAGATGGGAGGCAGCACACCGAACGCATCGGCGGTCAGGAAGATAATGTTCTTCGGATGGCCGGCAATGCTGGGCAGTTTGGCATTGGGAATATAGTTCAGCGGATAGGCCACACGGGTGTTTTCCGTAATGCTGCTGTCGGAGAAATCGGGAACTCCATTCTTGGGGTCCACCACCACGTTTTCCATGACGGCACCGAATTTCACGGCATTGTAAATTTCCGGCTGGCTGTCTTCCGTCAGGTCGATGCACTTGGCATAGCAACCCCCTTCGATGTTGAACACACCATTGTCGCCCCAGCCGTGTTCATCGTCTCCGATCAGGCTCCGGTGGGGATCCGCAGACAGGGTGGTCTTGCCGGTACCGGACAGGCCAAAGAACAGGGCCACGTCCCCTCTGGGGCCTTCGTTGCAGGAGCAGTGCATGGTCAGGATGTCCTGCAGCGGCAGCAGATAGTTCATCACGGAGAAAATGGATTTCTTCAATTCGCCGGCGTACAGGCCGCCGCCGATCAGGACCACCTTCTTGTCGAAGTTCAGGATGATGAAAGTTTCAGAATGGGTGCCATCCACAGCGGGGTCCGCTTCCACACTGGGCAGGGAAATCACCGTGAAATCTTCCTGGACGGTGCTGGGTTCATCGGTCTTGATGAACAGCTGGCTGACAAACAGAGTCTGCCAGGCTTTTTCATTGATGAACTTCACCCGGATCTGGTATTTGGGGTCAGCCCCGGCCTTTACGTTCTTTACATAGACTTTGTGTTCCTTGATATAGGCTTCGCATTTGGCATACAGCTTATCGAAGGTTTCCTGGCTGCAGGGCTGGTTGTTGTCCCAGTTCACCACATCATGGGTAAGCGGCGTGTCAACGATGAATTTGTCTTTGGGAGAACGGCCCGTATGGGTACCGGTGGTCACCCGCAGGGCGCCCCGATCAGAAAAAGTCCCCTCTCCGTTACGGACGGCTTCTTCAATCAATTCACGAACGCTCAAATCTCTTACTGTTTCTTTCGCTTCCGCTAACAATCCGGCACTGATCATATTGTTTTCCTCTCCTATATCCACTCTTGGCCCCTCCATCACCCCGGAGCCAGCATTGTATACACAGTTCATTATATGATATTTTCGGACAATTGACAACCAGATAAAAAAATTGCCGCCCACCGGCGGCAATTTTCTGTTTTCAATACAGGATTTTGTTGGCGATGACCATCCGTTGGATCTGGTTGGTGCCTTCGTAGATTTGCAGGATCTTGGCATCCCGCATCTTCTTTTCCATGGGATAATCTTTCATATACCCATAGCCGCCCATGATCTGCACCGCATCCGTAGCCACTTCCATGGCCACATCAGAAGCAAAGCATTTGCTCATGGCTGCTTCCTTGCCGAATTCCACGCCCTGGTCACGCATCCAGCAGGCTTTATGGACCATCAGACGAGCGGTTTCCACCTTCATGGCCATATCAGCGATCATGGCCTGGACCATCTGGAAGGAAGCAATGGGCTGGCCAAACTGTCTCCGTTCCCGGGCATAATGAGAAGCGATATCCAGGCAGGATTGTGCCAGACCTACGGCTACCGCCGCCACAAACGGACGGGCGCTATCCAGGGTGTTCATGGCAATGCGGAAGCCCTGGCCTTCACGGCCGACCCGCATGGTTTCCGGAACCACCACGTCTTCCAGGATCAGTTCGCAGGTGTTGGAGGGACGGATCCCCATTTTGTCTTCCTTGCGGCCTACCGAGAAACCGGGCGTGCCTTTCGGTACGATGAAAGCCGTCAGCCCGCGGATGCCACCGGTTTTCCGGGTATTGGCGAAAATCAGGAAGCTGTCAGCGATGCCACCGTTGGTGATGAACACTTTGTTCCCGTTCAGCACATAGTGATCGCCCTCTTTCACAGCCTTGGTGGAAACGGCACCGGCATCGGAACCGGCCCCCGGTTCGGTCAGTGCGAAGGCAGCCAGTTTGCCGTCGTTCAGCAGGTCGCACTGGTATTTCTTCTGTTCGTCATTGCCGGCGATCAGGATGGGATAGGAAGCCAGGGCATTGGCCGCAATGGACGTTGCGATACCGGCGCAGCCCTTGCCCAGTTCTTCATAAATGGTAGCGATGGTGATGCTGTCCAGTCCAGGACCACCGTATTCTTCAGGAACCACCAGATTCAGCAGGCCCATGTCACCGGCCTTTTTGAAGATTTCCGGTCTGGCATGGTTTTCCCGGTCCATTTCTTCGGTATAAGGTACGATTTCCTTGTCGACGAAATCTTTAACCATTGCCTGCAGTTCCAATTGCTCTTCGGTTAATGCGAAATCCATAAGGTTCCTCCTGTTTTATCGTTATTGCTCACGTTTTGAAGCCTAAATGCAGGCTTATTTTACCACTTTTTGGGGATTTCGTCAAAATGGCCGATGACAAACATGGTCCCCGTCACATCCGCCATTTCCTTCCCGGTATGATCATAGATCATCACCCGGGTGACCACCGTGGAACGGCCTGCGTGGATCAGGGAGGCTTTGGCCCAGACTTTTTCCTTGGCGCTGGTATTGCTGATGAAGTTGATGGAACTGGAGAGCGTTACCACCTTACAGCCGATGCTGTACCCCACTGCCCCCATGGCCGTATCCGCCAGGGTGAACAGGGCACCGCCGTGGATTACACCATACCGGTTCCCATGTTTGTGTTCCGGATCCGCATCCATGCTCAGTTCACAATACCCGCAGGTCACTTTTTCCAGTTTCACATCCGCCAGCTTCATGAAGGTATTCTCTTCAAATTTCCGCTCCATCCAGCCCGGGATTTCTTTTGCTGTCAGCAAGGTTTTCACTCCTTTAAAAAGGGGCGCTTTCCAGCGTCCCTGCCGTATTCTATGGATTTATTATACCGCAAAATCACAGAATGTACACACGTACCCGCCGACGGCCCCATTCAAGCGCCTGTCCGCGGTTATCAAATGCCAGGTCGATTTTATTGCCCTTGATCGCCGAACCGATATCGCAGGCATATCCTTCGCCATAGCCCATTATATACATTCTTGTACCCAGAGGGATCAGAACCGGATCCACGGCCACCACGCCCCTTCGCATGGGGATTCCTGAATAGGTGATTCCCGTCACACCTGGATCCTGGGGACTGTACCCGGTGCTTTCCATGGTCCAGATTTTCCGGAACCGGCCGAAATCCAGTCCGCTCTGTTTGCTCATTAAATTGTAGATCGACCAGGTAACCTGCCCGGTCTGGGGTTTCCGATTCTTCTTCTGGAATTTCTTGACTGCAATCTGTGTCCCTGTTCCGTACTCTCCATCTATATCGCCGTCATAATAATTCAGTTTGGACAACATAGCTTGTACTTCTTCCACCTTTTGACCCTTGGACCCCAAAACCGCCACTGGTTTTACAGTGGCGGCTTTCACGGTCAGGGGCATCAGCAGAAGGAGCAGGAGCGTCAGCAGGAGACCATAGGTCTTGTGACGCACTGTGCGGCTGCCTCCTTTTTTGCCATGATCCTTTTACAGGATGTTGTTCTTGTAATCGCTGTACAGGCCTTCCAGTTCTTCCATCTTGGCATCCAGGGTTTTCTGCAGATCGGAGGCTTTATCGAAGTCCCCGTCAGCAAAGGCTTTGCCGATCTGGGTGAACAGGCTGGTGCTGGTATCCGTGTCTTTGGCGATCAGGACACGCAGTTCCTGCACTCTCTGCCACATGCCATCGTCCCAGGCAGTGCTGCTTTCGCTGGCCACCGGCTTCATGGCAACGATCTTGGCTCTGTAATCAGGAATGATGTGTTTCAGCAGTTCGGTCTGCCACCGGATCAGAGCGCCCGTTTCAAAGGATTTCAGGTACACCGGTTTGATGATGTCTCCCTGAGTCAGCACGGCAACCTTGTCAGGATAGGCATCGAAGGCTTTGCAGTTTTCCCATACGGTCGCAGGCGGTTTGCCAAAATATGCATCCCGTTCCTCATCGGAGTAATCTTCGAATACATCGTTTTCAGAACGATATTCACGGTCTTTTTCCAGATAGAAACCTTCTTCGCCGGCCTTCTTGGACAGTTCAGCACACAGTCCATCGGTGCTCTTGCCGGAACCCAGAGCAGCCTTAATGCCGTCCAGAGCGGCCATATAGAAGCCAGCCAGAGCCATGTAGGTATTGGTGAAGGGGTTGGGGGCACGCATTTCGAAACGAGTGGCTTTCGGGTTGTCCAGGTCGCGGATCAGGCCGGCCAGGATGGTACGGTTCCGGGAGGGGATGTCCGGAGCCTTGCCCAGAGAAGTCACGATGCAGATCGGAGCTTCGAACCCGGGTTTCAGACGTTTGAAGGCATCGGTGGTGCAGGAAACAATGGGGTTCAGCACTTCATAGTTTTTCAGGATGCCCATCAGAGCGCCGTACCCTACAGCGGACAGAAAGTCTTTCGTCATATCAGCCGGGCTGAACAGGTTGTAGAACTTGCCGTCTTTGGTAATACAGCCCATACCCACGTGGGTATGTTCGCCACTGCCGGCTACGCCCACAATGGGTTTTGCCAGGAAGGAAACTTCCAGGCCGTTGGCACGGAAAATTTCCTTGACCACGGTGCGGACCAGGATTTCGTTATCCGCAGCCTGCAGGCCATTGGAATATTTCCAGTCGATTTCCAGCTGTTCATTGACATGGGTCATATTGCCGTTGGCATCCAGCTGGCCACGGACGCCGCCCACTTCTTTATGCCCCATTTCAGGTTCCAGGCCATAGTAGCCCAGCACTGCAACAGCCTGTTCCAGAGCGGTACGGACATTGCCACGGGTACGAGCCCAGTATTGTTCCTGCATGATCTGGGAAGAGGACAGAGCCTCGGTGGAAACATTTTCCGTCGGAGTCTTGACCCAGAATTCCAGTTCCGTTGCACTGGTGAAGGTGATTTTTTCCACATCGTCGGCAGCAAATGCCAGTCCGGGGACTTTCCCTTCTGCTTTCATGGCTTTCAGGGTTTCATCGGCAACGTATTCCAGGGTCTTCTTCAGCAGATACCGGGAATCCACGAATTCTCCATTATGTTTCAGGAAGCAGGGAACCCGCAGGGTACCAACCAGTTTGCCGGTTTCCGGATCCACATGTTCCAGGTTGTAATCCACGAACCAGTTCACGGACAGATCGGCCACCATATCCACACGGGCATCGTTCAGAGAAGCGACGCCGGGCAGTACCACGGAAGAACCGTCGGTCTGAGCGGTGTGATGGTACAGCATGGTATCCATGTCGTCCAGCAGGGCAGAAATGGGAACTTTTTCATCCGTATCATTCCCGGCGAAGTCGATGCCCATGAAGGACACGAATTTGATTTCAGGATGTTGTGCCAGCAGAACCTGTAACGTATCCGGTGTCAATTGACTGGGTTTAATGACGTACAGTAAATCTTTTTCGTACATAATTGAAATCCCCTTTCCCCTCTATAACTCTTTACTCTTTTGAATACCTGGCTTGGTTGATGGAACCTTTCCAAAACCCGTATCCTTGTTTACGTGCCTTATTATAGCACAAAGGATTCCATCTGCCTAGAGGAAAAACGGCTTTTTTCGAATTATTTTCTTGTTAGTTTTTATAAACGTTCGATTTTAACTGTTTGTGTCCAATAATTTTACAATAAAAGGTTGATTATAATCAATTGTACAATCTATTTCCGAACTTTAGTAAGGTAAAGAAGTACCGTGTCCTCATCCTTTTTCCACGATCTGCCGGTAATGCTGCCGGGCGTCCCGGTAGGCAGCCAGGATGGCCTTGCCGGAGGAGCCGAAATACCGGCTGGTCACTTCCTGCTCCAGGAACGCGGAATCCCGGACCATATCATGTTTCAGGAACAGTTTCCGGATGAAGTTCCGGGTCAGTTCCATGGTGGCATTGCTGTCCACCTCCACGATTTCTCCGGTCTGTTCCACCACCTCGAACGCCATGTAGAACACGCCGTAAATCCTGGTGATGGCATTGTCCATATTGGTCCGGGCTTCTCCCGTAATATAAAGAGTTCGTTGATCCATGTTCCTGTTTCTCCTTCGGTATCAAATGCAGACAGCTCAGAGGGGCACTCCATTTCGCCCCATTCCCCTGTCTCAGGATGGGCCTGTCCCTCTCCTGCCTGGGAATGCAAAAGCTCTCTTTATTTTACCACCACTTCTCCATGGAGAAAACGAATATCAGGATCCATATCCCTTTCAACCACCTGTCATAGTCTCCCACACCCACCGGGAAATCCGTCCGATGGTTTCCCGGCCGCTGCGGTTGTCCGGCATATGGCTGGTGAGTACCACCAGGATGTAGGGATGGTCCGGCAGCAAAAAGATGCCGCCGTCATTCTCCACGCCGTCCAGATCCCCGCATTTGTGGGCCAGAGGCACAGTCTCCGGCAGGTACCGCTGCAGCCGTTCCC
This region of Acidaminococcus timonensis genomic DNA includes:
- a CDS encoding acyl-CoA dehydrogenase family protein, encoding MDFALTEEQLELQAMVKDFVDKEIVPYTEEMDRENHARPEIFKKAGDMGLLNLVVPEEYGGPGLDSITIATIYEELGKGCAGIATSIAANALASYPILIAGNDEQKKYQCDLLNDGKLAAFALTEPGAGSDAGAVSTKAVKEGDHYVLNGNKVFITNGGIADSFLIFANTRKTGGIRGLTAFIVPKGTPGFSVGRKEDKMGIRPSNTCELILEDVVVPETMRVGREGQGFRIAMNTLDSARPFVAAVAVGLAQSCLDIASHYARERRQFGQPIASFQMVQAMIADMAMKVETARLMVHKACWMRDQGVEFGKEAAMSKCFASDVAMEVATDAVQIMGGYGYMKDYPMEKKMRDAKILQIYEGTNQIQRMVIANKILY
- a CDS encoding DUF3870 domain-containing protein; protein product: MDQRTLYITGEARTNMDNAITRIYGVFYMAFEVVEQTGEIVEVDSNATMELTRNFIRKLFLKHDMVRDSAFLEQEVTSRYFGSSGKAILAAYRDARQHYRQIVEKG
- a CDS encoding type I glutamate--ammonia ligase; protein product: MYEKDLLYVIKPSQLTPDTLQVLLAQHPEIKFVSFMGIDFAGNDTDEKVPISALLDDMDTMLYHHTAQTDGSSVVLPGVASLNDARVDMVADLSVNWFVDYNLEHVDPETGKLVGTLRVPCFLKHNGEFVDSRYLLKKTLEYVADETLKAMKAEGKVPGLAFAADDVEKITFTSATELEFWVKTPTENVSTEALSSSQIMQEQYWARTRGNVRTALEQAVAVLGYYGLEPEMGHKEVGGVRGQLDANGNMTHVNEQLEIDWKYSNGLQAADNEILVRTVVKEIFRANGLEVSFLAKPIVGVAGSGEHTHVGMGCITKDGKFYNLFSPADMTKDFLSAVGYGALMGILKNYEVLNPIVSCTTDAFKRLKPGFEAPICIVTSLGKAPDIPSRNRTILAGLIRDLDNPKATRFEMRAPNPFTNTYMALAGFYMAALDGIKAALGSGKSTDGLCAELSKKAGEEGFYLEKDREYRSENDVFEDYSDEERDAYFGKPPATVWENCKAFDAYPDKVAVLTQGDIIKPVYLKSFETGALIRWQTELLKHIIPDYRAKIVAMKPVASESSTAWDDGMWQRVQELRVLIAKDTDTSTSLFTQIGKAFADGDFDKASDLQKTLDAKMEELEGLYSDYKNNIL
- a CDS encoding PaaI family thioesterase — its product is MLTAKEIPGWMERKFEENTFMKLADVKLEKVTCGYCELSMDADPEHKHGNRYGVIHGGALFTLADTAMGAVGYSIGCKVVTLSSSINFISNTSAKEKVWAKASLIHAGRSTVVTRVMIYDHTGKEMADVTGTMFVIGHFDEIPKKW
- a CDS encoding 3D domain-containing protein; protein product: MRHKTYGLLLTLLLLLLMPLTVKAATVKPVAVLGSKGQKVEEVQAMLSKLNYYDGDIDGEYGTGTQIAVKKFQKKNRKPQTGQVTWSIYNLMSKQSGLDFGRFRKIWTMESTGYSPQDPGVTGITYSGIPMRRGVVAVDPVLIPLGTRMYIMGYGEGYACDIGSAIKGNKIDLAFDNRGQALEWGRRRVRVYIL